The DNA segment gaatacaaccactcaccactcGCCGAACGataatacccagcctgaccccgGCAGTGAACTAgcctttctgggtaactctcagttacatcctgagcatgacatgctgtgctatggaatacctctttggctagtttgcgTCAGAtgtcctgcttctccttcctcccagcctcccctcctccctggcagagcaggagactcacaaagtccttggtcagagtaaacatttgagcagcaactaaaaccatcggtgttatcagtgctgttcccaggctgaaagtcaaaaacacagcactgcaccagctactgaggagaaaagtgactgctactgctgaaccctagacactcatccagttccaacactggccgcaggcagggacaccttccactacagcaggttgctccaagctccatccaggagcttgaacactgccagggatggttgCTTGAAGATTTCATACAAAACTCTGGGATTTccagctgtgttttattttaatactcaGATGaaacaggagacagaaaaagggaattaaagaGCAGCGGTAGAAAGCTAATGAGGCCAAAATCCTTCCCGAGGTGTTAGTGCCTGAAGCAGGACAGTTTCTTGAGTCACATACTTATTTACTTAACGTATTTGGTCCTTAGCTAGTTACTTTTTACTCGTTTGGCACTGTTCGCATAAGGTTTTTTTCAAAAAGGGCAGTTTGAAACTCAAATGTTTGGAACACAAACCTTGTGTTTGTGAAAAGTGAAAAGTAAAAAGAGCCACAGCTAAATTCGCTAGTGACTGAGGTGGAGACACTCTTTTCCCATCCTTTCCACCAGGAGAAGCTGATGGGATCAGGAAGTATCACTCTGAGTTGTGGATAAACAGCAGACACTGGTCCCTGTTAACCTCTAGTATGGGTAGGATTGTTCAGTCTAATGTTTGTATTCAGTTTGCAAGCTGTGGActaaaagggaaatgaaaaacagcaagttGATATAAAAGTGCCATATAATTACAATATTTGTTGTGCCATCTCTGCTGATCACTACACAAGCTTGGAGGCAGGGTGTTCACTTGGGCGAGGGTATTATAATGAAGACAGTTCACTTCAGGACACCTTAAAAGTCAATTTCATTGCCAAGCTGGTTAATCAAACAGTCACTTTGCCAAGCTGTCAGTTAACTCATTCTTGGTATAATCCACCCTGGATGTTCTCAGAATCAAGTCCTGGTTTTACTCATGAACTCGTTATTGTCAATGAAGGCCATGCTGACCCATGTTCAAGACCCTAATATGTACATTAACTGTATCAGCCCCAGATGTACAATATACATCACTGCTGCTGCGGGGATGGGATTTCTGTCATCCCACTTGTTGGAGGGAGCTAGGGACAGAACTTCATGTCGGTTTGGAGGATGGAAACCACACAGTGCAGCGCTGAGGCCAGCCTGGTGTGGAAATGGCGGCGCTGGTCTCGCACGggggcacagccctgcagcagggttAGGGGCAGCCGGCGCTCTGGGCCCGGGTGCCCCCCGGGACGGGCTGAGGGCCGCGGGCCGCCCCGCTCCGTGTCCGGCACCATTTCGGTGCCGTGCTCGGaccccgccccgccgccgggAAATGGCGGCGGCCGGAGCCGGAGCCTTGGCCCCGCCTGTTCAGAGCCGTTGGGGCGGTGCCGGAGCGGCCCCGGCGAAGAATGGCGGCGGCGCGGAGGGCGCGGGCTGCGGATCCCCGCTCTGTGTTCATGCGGGAGGCGGCGGAGCCGGCCCCGGCCGTGCCGCAGGGTCTGATCCGGGCGGCTCGGAAGAGCGGGCAGCTGAACCTGTCGGGCCGGAACCTCAGCGAGGGTGAGCGGGGGCAGCCGGCCCCATCCCGCGGAGCGCACTGCTCCGGGTTCTCCCTGTGGCGGGCGGTTCTTACCCTCCGTCCCGCACCGAGCCGGGGCTGCAGTCTCACTGTGGCAGCGGTGCTGCTGGGAGTCCGGGGCCTGCTGCGGAGGGGTGGGAGCCCAGGGGAGAGCGGCTGCGCCTGGGCCGGGCCTCTGTGCTTCCGAAAGCCACAGCTGTGGGCTCAGGTGcgctgtgtgctgggctgctgtGCCTCCTGTGCCCGGGGTTACGCTAGGCAGTGCCATCCGGGCAGGACAGGAAAGGTACAGAGGGAGCAACAGCAATGAATGCTTCCTGCCCTCCACAGATGAACTTAATTGTGGCTGTTGCTGACAGATTGCTATAGCCTTGTTATTGGCAGGTCTGGAAAAATGTCTGTAGAAATCCAGTTGTCCATACGTGTGTATGGAAAGCATTATGCTGGTGTAAATTTGAGAGTAAGCACCTGAAGGTTTTGATTgacatgtgtgtgtttgtctgtGTAGTGCCTCAGCATGTGTGGCGGATAAACTTGGATACTCCAGAGGAAGCTCATCACAATCTCTCTTTTGGTGCTGCGGATCGCTGGTGGGAGCAAACAGATCTGACCAAGCTGATACTGGCCTCAAACAAGCTGCAGTGTCTTTCAGAGGATGTCAAACTTCTGCCTGCACTCACTGTTCTGGATGTAAGTACATTGATCCCATTACAGTAGGACTGTGCTCTCCCCGTAGAAGGGAGAATAAACAGAGCCTTAggtctttgttttccattttcctgcagCAGTGGATGTGTAGAAGTGGCACTTGTGTATTCTCAGGATATAGAAAAGGTTGTTACAGATCACTCTTATATCAGTTTATATGCTGATAGTGGGTGCTGTTCTGTAGAAAGATCATATCTACTCTCTTAGTATTTGATTAAGTAGAATTTTGCAACTTGGCAGTTACAGTGCTGCTGTTGATACTTGCTTTGAGGCATGTACATAGCTGTTGCTGTGTACAAAATTACTCTGTGTTTAGGTTAGCGTGATTTGTAGGGAAAGGAAACATACAAGGTACAAATTAGTAACTGTGTGCTCAAAACTTTCTTTTCCAGGTGCATGATAATCAACTGACATCACTGCCTTCTGCTTTAGGACAGTTAGAGAATCTTCAGAAACTTGATGTCAGGTAAATTGCACATTACAAAACTGGAATGTGAGAAATACCACAGTGACTTTGACAGGGTGAATAAGAAATTGTAGGATATCAAGTTTTCTTTCAGACACTGATTTCAGATTTTTAACAAGAGAGTATTAGTAGCTTGAGAATTGTAAGTTTTGGATCAAAAATGATAACCTTAGGTTTGTTAAAGTTATTTTCACTGATATTCAAAGCCGTGGTCTCACTTGAAGGGTGAAAACTGATACTTTGAATAAGCACACAAAAGCAGTATCTACATTCATTTGCTTCATTCTGGCAGCTTTGAGTATAAACATACTTTTTATCATGAAAAATATGCATTGTAAAGAATTGTATTGTTCTCGTTCATGCTGGAGAGTTCATCATCTTCTGTTTACTGGAGTAGTTTTGTAAACTAGTGCACAAGGAGAAGGAGGGGatgctgcctctgtgtgtgtgaagtACATCAAACAAAGATCCTGCTGGGATACAGCAAATTCAGATGAGGATAAAAAGGGATTCttgaagaaataaacagaattcaTTCATCCCAGGAAACTAATCCATTGTGGAAGGCTGTGACAGTTGTAGGAGACAGATTTTTCTTCAAGGTGATGGTATCCTGAGCAGCAAGTAATGTGCAGGCTGCAGTGTGGGAGTGGGTCACAGTAGCCTTTCTCCCTCTGGATGGAATTAATAGTCTGTGCCAGCAGGGAGTTCCCCGTGCTGGGTGTGCTCCATGCTCTGTGCTCTAGGCTCTGAAGAGTTTGTGTTTCAACAAGCCGTGGGTGCTGAGATCACCCTACTGATAGCAGTGATGGGTAGGATCAGGTAACAGGAGTGTCTCTATGCAGTTTCCTTCTTAAAAGGACTCAGTAACTGGTTTTCCCTTTGTGTTTAGCCACAACAAACTGAAAAGTATCccagaagagctgctgcagctgtcaCATTTGAAGAGCCTCCTTCTTCACCACAACGAGCTGAATGTCTTGCCAGATGGGTTTGGCCAACTTGTCAGTTTAGAGGAATTAGTAAGTTACAActctttgaaaaacatttatttgtgcAGAAGGGCTGATTTACCCCCATTTTGTTACTGCTGATTAAAACCCTCTATATCTAAGGCGACAGAACTTTGTGAATGTTCTAAGGTTTTACATATGTTGTCAGTTTCAGTTACTACATGGTGGGTTGTTGGTTTGCTGTTTCCTTGTTTGAAACCGAGTTTTGCTCTTGGTTTGCCAAATactgtaagaaaaatgaaatcctTTTTGAACTCTCAGTCACAGGAGATTTGTTTCTTCTATTCACATTCCTCCCAGGTTGATCCTGAAGATGTCAGCCATCTCATTTTAATGTTCTGCCAGTAATTAACTTTGCAGTAGTCATACTCATGGGATATTTTAAACAACTCTATTTctactctcttttttttatatttttttttaatcttcaggaTGTGTCCAACAACCAGCTCACAGACATTCCAACAAGTTTTGCTCTGCTCATTAACTTGGTGCGACTCAATCTGGCTTGTAACCAGCTCCAGAGCCTGCCTGCTGACCTCAGTGCCATGAAAAGTAAATCAGTTTCTTCAGATGCTATGCAGCCGTTTCTGTACTTGTGTTCAGAAGTGTAGTGCATGTTATTCAGGTTTTAAGAAATACATGCTTAAAGAGTTACTGTGTTCTCGAGTGTTAGTTCAGAGTGATTTAAAAAAGTCAGCTACAGCTACTGTATATCCAACTTGAGTCCTCTTATGGTTCGTATTTCTTGATAAATGGGATGTGGAATGATGTAAAGTGTAAGGATTAACATAGTTCTGCTTAGAGGTTATGAGCCTTGTGGCTGCAATAAGAaatctgacatttttctttctctaatgcATAGTTTGAATGGAAAATAAGGTATAAATGAGAGAGAGTTAAAATtactggagaggaaaaaacataaaTTGGAGTGACAAAGTTGACTTGTAACATTTGAATGTTAAATATCAAGCTGAGTAGTGGTTGATatgaaacacagattttaataGCTGAGGCAGCTCTACAGGAGCAGCTTTTATAAGTGCTGCAGAAATGACTTGCAGATCTTTCTGAGATGGTCTGCAGTGCTTAGACCCTTTATTGACAACAGTGAGTTTTTGGCAGTGTCACTGAAAGCATTCCAGAATGTTCTGTGAAGAGTAAGTGAAAAGCAGATGCCTTCATTTCAGCAACATTGATGCTGACTGATTTGATATCTTCCAAAATTCTGTTTGGCAAAATGTTCTTCTGCTTATTTTAAACCCCAGGATATTTATGCTTTCATACAATGCAGTTTTTATATTCTGttacttttctgtttgtcaCTGCACACTTTGTTCTGTAGGCTTGAGACAACTGGATTGTACTAAAAACTACCTGGAAATGGTACCTTCTAAACTTGCAACTATGGCATCTTTGGAACAACTTTATCTGAGAAAGAATAAACTGCGTTCCTTACCAGAATTTCCCTCCTGCGAGTTACTGAAGGTAAGGTCTGAAATGGCTGGTATGCTGTATTTTGGTACAGAAAATAGGATATTTTCAGTAAACGTAAAATAATGACATAATTTAAACACAAATTCATGTGAAGTGCTATGATCTGAAGTTGTGTTTAAAACTCTTGTTTAATACACTCCTATCTGCAGTTACTCTTATAGTCCATATTGGTCAATCCTAAGATCATGTGGGAGACAAATTTGCAGCAGTACTCTTCAGATTTGGGAAAGAAATACTTAGAAGAGGAAGGACTGAACACTGGATCTAGTGTTGTCGTGCTACagttacttttttctctctagGAACATTTTCTAGATAAATTTACTTTGTTCAttatcattttcttcctttgtaacTGCAGAGAAAGTATActtcttatttctccttttagGATAACCAGATCTTCCAGGTATTTTGCAGCCTTAATTCCCAGTGTgtttaaaattgaaaattgCCTGTTTCAGAACATCAGAAGTTGGTTACTCAACTAATAATAGCAAAATGAATGGGCCAAGTGAATGCCTGTGCCACTGCGTTGTTCCCAATGCTAACATCAATCAAAGAGTGCACATGCTTTAGTTGTGCATAACTCTGAACTCAGCAGTTAAAATTCCAAGCTCTTTCAGCCCTTTgtaacaaaattatttccaatcACATTTCCAATAGGGGGAGGGGGAGCTACCCTCTCAACTTCCTATAACTTGGAAATTAAGAAGCTTCTTGAATGAAGTCATTGACAATTTCTTGAAGATGGAACAAATTTATTCCTAGCTTGGAACTCAAAGCTGAGGTTCCATGGTGGTATCAAAAAGCTAAGTTCAGACTAGTGTGTCTGGATCTTTGGAGACTTTGATATTTCATATGCAGATGAAAGGGAATTGAGATCTACATTTTCTCCACATCACTGCATATTTTTGCCAATGTCATGATTTAGGAGATCAGTAGGTTATAGTTTTAATAGAGTAACATAATTGTGGGTAATCTTTGTTTCCATAGGAATTGCATGCTGGTGAAAATCAGATTGAAATATTAAATGCAGATAATCTGAAGCATCTGATGTCCCTTTCTGTACTGGAACTCAGAGACAACAAGATAAAATCAGTTCCTGATGAAATTGCTCTGCTTCAGAAGCTGGAGCGACTTGACCTCTCCAACAATGATATCAGTAGGTAATATTAAAAACTGCATTGTGGCTGTGATGAAGCACAGCTAATGACATCTGATGACAGCTCACTCTGTAGCTGCTGCATTGCACTTTGTgatatgtaattaaaaaaggaCTCGATCATAAAGTGAAGGAACCCTTTCTATGTGGTGTAATTTATTAATTATATGTTCTGTGTCTCTTTATCTGAGCCTGAGCTTCAGAGTACCATACCATATGACAAACTGTTGCCAAATCCTTTTAGAAATTGTTTTGAGGCTGCTCTGAAATGAGATGTTTCCATTTGCAGGTTGCCTTATACACTGGGGAACCTTCCCCAGTTGAAATTCCTGGCATTAGAGGGAAATCCTTTGAGGACCATTCGAAGAGACCTTCTGCAAGTAAGCACTAGAGATAGCATTTAAAGTTTGGTGGTGTTGCTTACGTACATTATCCTGGTTGTGTAGCCAGAACATTACAAACAATCAGAATACACGCAGATTCCACATAGCCTTTGCAACTTTAATCTGCTTCTTGTCTGTGCATCTTTCCACTGGAGTCTGATGTAGTGCGTAAGACCATGAGGACTGCGGAGTAAAGGAGGTTGTTGCATTATAGGACCTGTTTCAGATTTGCTTCAGAAGTTGTAATATATATTGCAAATGAAGCAATGGATGTCTGGGAAAAGAGGGATAGTTTAATTGTCTCCTGCCTAATCCTGCAGCAGTCAGTTCCTTGCAAAGCTATGCGAGTACTATACATCAGGCTTTTCCTAGAGGGGTGTGGATGTCTGCTCTTCATCTCCTACTCTCCTGATTTAAGGCTCTACGATCCATCTTCAGAGTGTATTTGATGGCAGATGCATTTTGGGCAATGACAGTCTGATATACCACCTTTTGTTTAGGATAAGCTGCACCTCAGACCTGTGTTCTTTGTGTAGGTAACCAGCAGAGAGTGAAGGTGTGAGGATATGTATGAGTAAACAAGTACAtagggcaggagggaggctggagcataggcactggtgctgctgtaGAATTCCCTCTTTGTTTCCCAGCAGGCCCCTCTTTTCATAGGAGTTATATATGTTCCTGTGGTTTTACCAGTGTTACAAAGTAAAAGCTTACAAAGCTCTGGGATTCTCTAAAAATAAGCAACACTGAAGACTATTGAAAGGGAATTTTGTAGTATCTGTCAGAAGAGAGGAAACATTGTGTATCTGATTAACTGAGCACTGTATGCACTAAATTAACGAGCAGGGCTTCAGTGGATAAAGCCATACATGATTCCAGAGTTCAAAGTTGTCTTAAAATGTACCTGCAAAGGAGTGTGAATTAGGGTTCCTGGTTACATAACTTCTGGTACCCTGGCTTCCAAGGGTTTACTGTCCTTCAAATGTAGGAGCATGGATGTGTGTAACTTCTCTGTGTATTTCAGATTTGTAGCAATGAGAGGTACAAGGATTCCATCAGTGTTTTATACTTGCACTGTCTTGATCCATTACCAACACTGTAATTTCATATAACTGGAATTTTAAATGGTTATCTAGGTTCTTTTACACTTGATTTAGAGGAGTAATTGCTGAAGCTTGTGCAGTTCCACAGGCACTTCTTAGAAACAGGGAAATGCTGAGATTATGGATTGGCAGGGCCTGGGGGTAAGTACAGTCTAGCAGGCACCTACTCtcatccatccctgctccagctcatCAGTCCCCGTTTCTCAGGCTTCTCATTCTGCTCCCAAACTCATTCTAGCTTCTTGGTGAATTTCCAGTCAGTTTCTGTTAAACTGTGGTCTCTCCTTTTTGCATAACATACTATCACCTGACTGTTGAGCTGTGTCTTACCTGATCTTCTCTCTGTGCAAGCCATGTGACTGTTACTCAGCTTCCCCTTTGACCTTCACCTTTTCCTTAAAAGTTTCCTGGTTCTTCTATACTGGCTTCCCTCTGCTTGCTCAGTACATGCCTGCAGTCACTCCCGGTCTCCTCAGGCCTCTCTTTCTCAGTCTTTTATCTTCCATTTCTGTCATCAGATTCCAGGTGAGAGttcctttctttccagcttCCACACTTTTTTTGTTCCCTCTGCATTCAGATCAACCAGTCTCTTACTGTGTGTAGCACAGATGTTATCTAGAATGAGATATGTTAATTTGTATTCAGCAGTTTAGTTCAGTCCCTGGTTTTAAAGCATGTAAAATCATAAGGAAAACCTAGCTTTATCCTAAGCCAAATGGGCTAGATGAGGTTATGCTTACTTACTAGTAGATTGTGCAGCCAGTAGCTGTGTTTGACCAGTAGAAGATGTTATGAGAggactgaaagtcaaaacttTGGAGAGCTGAGCTATTAAAAATCC comes from the Melopsittacus undulatus isolate bMelUnd1 chromosome 6, bMelUnd1.mat.Z, whole genome shotgun sequence genome and includes:
- the LRRC40 gene encoding leucine-rich repeat-containing protein 40, whose protein sequence is MAAARRARAADPRSVFMREAAEPAPAVPQGLIRAARKSGQLNLSGRNLSEVPQHVWRINLDTPEEAHHNLSFGAADRWWEQTDLTKLILASNKLQCLSEDVKLLPALTVLDVHDNQLTSLPSALGQLENLQKLDVSHNKLKSIPEELLQLSHLKSLLLHHNELNVLPDGFGQLVSLEELDVSNNQLTDIPTSFALLINLVRLNLACNQLQSLPADLSAMKSLRQLDCTKNYLEMVPSKLATMASLEQLYLRKNKLRSLPEFPSCELLKELHAGENQIEILNADNLKHLMSLSVLELRDNKIKSVPDEIALLQKLERLDLSNNDISRLPYTLGNLPQLKFLALEGNPLRTIRRDLLQKGTQELLKYLRSKIQDDVTNSNKEPPVTAMTLPSESRINMHAITTLKLLEYSEKQAAVIPDEMFNAVRSNPVTTVNFSKNQLSEVPPRIVELKDSVCDVSLAFNKISSISPELCMLHKLTHLDIRNNFLTSLPEAMEALTRLQIINLSFNRLKVFPSVLYRIPALETILLANNQVGAIDPLQLQKMDKLGTLDLQNNDLLQVPPELGNCETLRTLLLEGNPFRTPRAAILAKGTAAVLEYLRSRIPT